Proteins encoded together in one Miscanthus floridulus cultivar M001 chromosome 16, ASM1932011v1, whole genome shotgun sequence window:
- the LOC136510863 gene encoding uncharacterized protein, with product MRPGEPNEGIQMSSSALFDEEILHRVGEMVEAKLRGGNLTPIAMGLSRGFFSLGMRDMRASPPPVPEDARWRATNWAHVEAQKKLKDAKAAKRTKKILAREELDKRRRADLGSAIARSRAEANTPEARALDKRAVNPVGLEVVVEQVAAEATQLPPQRTEGAPGSIGDQPTPMDTEAMPLPPPPPLRTRVAVAKRLLPRSSRKWPTEVPTLAPLKALKVNPGSTAHWVAEAQAALHRGAVSARADLMEPATQGGAAKVALTQEGEAVPLPRDGEARGSDAAEVPLAAETIGTEVPGVSQARATETSAPGTIEAAVAGTEALATAEATMAEARAPETTEATMVEAGAPGTTEATMAEAEAPGTTDADVIMAGLLA from the exons atgaggccgggtgagcccaatgagggcatccagatgtcctcctccgccctttttgatgaggaaattcttcatcgggtgggggagatggtggaggcaaagctgaggggcggcaacctgacccccatcgcgatgGGCCTATCGCGGGGGTTcttctcgctg gggatgagggacatgcgcgcctctccgccgcccgttcccgaggacgcgaggtgGCGGGCGACCAACTGGGCGCATGTCGAGGCACAGAAAAAGCtgaaggacgccaaggcggcgaagcgcacgaaaaagatcctcgcgcgcgaggaactggacaagcgccgcc GAGCGGACCTAGGGTCGGCAATTGCCCGTTCCAGGGCCGAGGccaacacgcccgaggcacgggcatTGGACAAACGCGCCGTCAACCCGGTGGgcttggaggtggtggtggaacaagtggcggcggaggcgacgcaattgcccccgcagaggaccgagggggcaccgGGGTCTATTGGGGACCAACCGACGCCGATGGACACAGAGGCGATGCctctaccgccgccaccgcctttgcggaCGAGGGTCGCTGTAGCGAAGCGGTTGCtgccccgctcgag CCGGAAGTGGCCcacggaggtgcctaccttggcgccccttaaagcgctcaaggttaaccctggctccaccgcccactgggtggcggaggcacaagccgccctaCATCGTGGCGCggtgtcggcgagggccgacctgaTGGAGCCGGCCACTCAAGGAGGGGCTGCTAAGGTGGCCCTGACACAGGAAGGGGAGGCAGTGCCTCTGCCCCGCGATGGCGAGGCCCGTGGGTCGGATGCGGCCGAGGTTCCCTTGGCCGCTGAGACCATCGGGACCGAGGTCCCCGGGGTTTCACAGGCCAGGGCGACGGAGACTTCGGCGCCCGGGACCATCGAGGCCGCTGTGGCGGGCACCGAAGCCCTCGCGaccgccgaggccacgatggcggaggccagagcccccgagaccaccgaggccacgatggtggaggctggagcccccgggaccaccgaggccacgatggcagaggccgaagcccccgggaccaccgacgCTGATGTGATCATGGCGGGGCTGCTAGCCTAG